In the bacterium genome, CCGAGATCGAGCCCGCAGTGCGCGCACGTCCGCGGCAGCCGGCGCACCGAAGCGATCGGTTCCGGTGCCGCGGCTGGGATCGCTGCTGGCTTGGCCATCGGAATCGGCACCTCGCCGGATGCGGACCAGGTCGACCGGAACAAGGACTCTATTTATCCGCTCTCGGCTCGAAAGTATACCGTGCCGGGGTTCGATGCCAAACAAGACTGTCTGGTAAACAGTGATTTCCGTGAATATCGATCATGATATCGATTTTCGGTGTCGCGCCGGTTGCGGCCGCCCTCACCAGAACACGACCTCCCCGAGCCGGGCATGGGCGATGACGTCGCGGGCCGCGAGCCCGCGCAGGATCAGTTGGACGGCCATGACGAACACCAGCGCCGCGCCCAGCCGGTTGAACAGCCGCCTGGCGCCGAGACCGAGCCGCGCGACCCCCATCCCGAACAGCAACAGCACCGGCACCGTGCCCAGGCCGAACCACACCATGGCCAGCCCACCGTCGACCACGCTGCCGCTGGCCGCGGCCGTCATCGCCGCCTTGTAGACCGGACCGCAGGGCAGGAACCCGTTGGCCAGGCCGAGGGCGAGCCGGCCCGGCGCCGTGCGCGCGCCCAGCAGCCGCGGCAGGCGGTCGGCGATCAGCTTCTGCAGGGGGCCGCCCTGCTCCCAGCGCCGCATCGAGACCAGGCCGACGGCGGTCAGCAGCATCAGCACGCCGATCGCGATCGAGAGCACGCCCTGCCCCGCGCGCGAGACGGCAGAGCCGAGCAGGCCGCCGACCGCGCCGAGCACGGCGTAGCCCGCGATGCGGCCGAGGTTGTAGAGCGACAGCCGGCCGAGCATGACCGCGCTCGAGGCGCCGTCGCCGCGCTGCGCCGCGCTGACCGCGGTCACCAGCGGGCCGCACATGCCCAGGCAATGCCCGAGGCTCATGGTCAGGCCGAATCCGAACAGCGTCGCGAAGGACAAAGCCATCGTGGTTTCGACGACGGGGTTCCCGCAACAGTCCATGGTCGCTCCTCCAGGCTCGCGTGCGGGGGCATCCTAGCCCCGGCGGCCGGCGCTGGCAAGTGGCAGCCATCCCACACGTTGGCGCTGTGATTTCGCGTTCCCGGCCCCGCCGCAACCTTGCTGTTTCGCGGGATCGCACCTGCGACTATCATGGCCGGGGCCTGTCCGACAACCGACCGGGAAC is a window encoding:
- a CDS encoding sulfite exporter TauE/SafE family protein, which translates into the protein MDCCGNPVVETTMALSFATLFGFGLTMSLGHCLGMCGPLVTAVSAAQRGDGASSAVMLGRLSLYNLGRIAGYAVLGAVGGLLGSAVSRAGQGVLSIAIGVLMLLTAVGLVSMRRWEQGGPLQKLIADRLPRLLGARTAPGRLALGLANGFLPCGPVYKAAMTAAASGSVVDGGLAMVWFGLGTVPVLLLFGMGVARLGLGARRLFNRLGAALVFVMAVQLILRGLAARDVIAHARLGEVVFW